atatatatatatgtatatatacgtatatgtgttgtgtatatgtgttgtgttgtgtgtatatgtatatatatatacatatatatgtgtgtatatatatatatatatatatatatatatatatatatatatatatatatatatatatatatatatacacatatacgtatatatatatatatatacacatatatacacatatacgtatatatatatacacatatatatatagttatgtATGGTTACACCAGCCGCCTCTGCAACTGGGTAAGGAACAACAACCGAGCCTCCTTTCCTTATTCGAAGGGGTGACACCACTtccgggtcatttcactcagttagctAGCTTAAGTGAAAGGGAGCGGAATGGCTCCCACGGCACCTTTCGAGTGGCAGACGGATCAAATAGTTAAGTGTCTTCTTGGGGACGAGGACGAGGTGTGCGCTCAACGTTCTGGCTCTTATTTGGAGGTTGACAGCCCGACATCAGCCAGCGACGGTTAGTTtgatgtctgtgtgtccgtcagAGAGCACTCGAGTCCGGTGATACGCGTCTGCGCCCAGTCGGTGTGCGTCAGCTGACACCTGCGCGAACGTTCATTTACAGGTGACCACCAAATCAGATGTAAACGTGGCACACTGTGATGTGTAGTGTAGTAGGTATTACTACACTTAATTTACGTTAATTTTATTCGAGTGCAGTCGGTAGCTTGACATGCTCGTTGTGAGTTGCGCCGGCGTTTATGGTTCTGAATGTTAATAATTAGCAAATAAGACCTGGGCAACGAGCAACACCGTCTGTGCTCTCCAGCATCAAAGTACTTTACATTATTCTGCACTTTACTGTTATTCCTGTGCTCTTGTTTTGTATTTCCTGGTCTTGCCGATCGAGCTTCTTTGAATTGTAATCTTCTTTTGTTAATTGGGGGAGGTCCTTTTTAGATTTAGCAACCAGCTGATGGTGTATTGTAATTGTTATGTTCCATTACTTTGGGGTAATTGCTTTGTTCCAGGGCAGCACAATGTGGGACTGTCGCCTCACACGTTTTAGATTTGAACCCCTTAAGTAGGTGGATTTGACTTGAAGCCTTCAGTAAAGGTCCTCGTCACTGTCAACCCCCATCTGCACCcacagcttgttgttgttgttgtcaacgACGACAGGGTGGCTAGGCTGACAAACTCCCTTTCTTGTGCTCCTATAATGTTTGGAATGTGCAAACTTcacatgtatgtgtttttttttttcagaggacACTTTTGACCCAGTTATAATAGCTGATAAACTGAGGACTGTGGCTGATTCTCTCAATGCTGACGCTCAATTCAAAGCTGCTCTGGGTGACCTGAAGCAAGCAGTAGCACAAGAGGTACAATCAGTGAAAATAATTTGTGTATTGCTAACTTTATATAATTCTTATTGTTTTCTACTTTTATGTCCTTGTGCTGTTGGAACAATACTATTTCCCCTCAGTGGATCATTAAAGGTTGATCTTATCTCATTCTATTTTAATGGCATCCACGGGATCAGAGGTTATGTACATTTTTATGAGTGAAGGGATGCACTGCGGCTTGCATTTCTACACACCTACTTAAAGTATAGAATATCTgtacactcagacacacacacacattcaaacaatggTACAATCTGTAGCTAAAATGGTCTAATCTGGAATGCTTCcgatttgtgttttcacaatgaAAATCATTAAACCAGGACAGTTTTAAAAGAGATCGAACAAAACATTAAGATTGATCCAACAATgaattgaaatgtttattttctgtctgtAAACTTTCAAACGAAGTTAACTGGGAATCAACGGAAGAATAATTTCTTGTGAAACCCTATCATCTACCCTGATCTCCTTACCTTACGCTCTGTAATGTTTGACCACTTCTCTCATCTTTCCCCAGGCCTTAGAAACAGCGTTTAGCAATGGTGTGGAGGCCATCTGCCAGACTCCGGTCTCTCAGAAGGCGGAAGTGCTTCCAGAGATGCAGCTGATTAGAGCTTCAGTGGCCCTCAGCCTTTATGTCAAGAAGTTCTCGCCAgagctgaaaaataaaatccagaGTGTCATGAGTGAATTCCTAAGCAGACGTGTGGGCCCGTGGGTGACGCAGCAGGGTGGATGGGtaagaagattttttttgtaatgcatCTGAATCGGTCCGCTGTGGATTTGTCAAATGTTCTCAGGACGTCCTTGCGAGCCAAGCAAATTAGTTGGGGTTTGGCAAAAACGTCATAAAGGGTAAAGGTTTTGaaaaccaacagcagcagcacctgaagattgaaaaatatttatgaaaccGAGGGATGAAAAAATTGTAAATaca
The Gasterosteus aculeatus chromosome 17, fGasAcu3.hap1.1, whole genome shotgun sequence DNA segment above includes these coding regions:
- the LOC120835289 gene encoding bcl-2-like protein 15 yields the protein MAPTAPFEWQTDQIVKCLLGDEDEVCAQRSGSYLEVDSPTSASDEDTFDPVIIADKLRTVADSLNADAQFKAALGDLKQAVAQEALETAFSNGVEAICQTPVSQKAEVLPEMQLIRASVALSLYVKKFSPELKNKIQSVMSEFLSRRVGPWVTQQGGWDKVV